The following proteins are encoded in a genomic region of Hyla sarda isolate aHylSar1 chromosome 3, aHylSar1.hap1, whole genome shotgun sequence:
- the LOC130360487 gene encoding olfactory receptor 1019-like has protein sequence MRNPLTAGSPSYLKTLISPSKKNLNQTTSPQGPYYPHYLWKTLIYIMAIKNQTLATELFLMGFSQDVNTNIVLFLVFFIVPQLHTPMYFFLCILSFLDLSYSSTVMPKLLADLLSTDPTISIGACAIQLGMVLLLSGTECLLLALMAYDRYLAICRPLHYPVLMRWSLCYELTAIMCLVSFILYVLPSLLMPVPLCYPNQVNHFMCEVLAVLSLACDKIYMSELVIFYTSFISLLFPFVFIIASYACIIASVLKIRSTERRKAFSTCTSHISVVVLFFGTGMVMYFGPASMYSSNREKYISIVYVILTPMLNPVIYSLNNRDVKITFRKILSKLAVSSSLGNNM, from the exons ATGAGGAATCCACTAACAGCTGGATCACCGTCATATCTTAAGACTCTTATTTCTCCTAGTAAGAAGAACTTGAACCAGACAACCAGTCCACAAGGGCCGTACTATCCACACTACCTCTGGAAGACA CTGATTTATATCATGGCCATCAAGAACCAAACGCTGGCCACTGAATTGTTTCTCATGGGCTTTTCTCAGGATGTTAACACAAACATTGTGctgtttttggtcttttttattgT CCCTCAATTAcacaccccaatgtacttctTCCTTTGCATTTTATCCTTTTTGGACTTGTCTTATTCTTCGACTGTCATGCCCAAGTTATTGGCAGATCTTCTGTCTACTGATCCCACCATCTCCATCGGTGCTTGTGCCATACAGCTCGGCATGGTACTTCTGTTGAGTGGTACAGAATGTCTTCTACTGGCCCTCATGGCTTATGACCGCTATCTCGCCATCTGCCGTCCTCTTCACTATCCGGTTTTGATGAGGTGGAGCCTTTGTTATGAATTGACAGCGATCATGTGTCTTGTGAGTTTTATCCTGTATGTTCTCCCATCTTTATTGATGCCTGTGCCCCTTTGTTATCCAAATCAGGTCAACCATTTCATGTGCGAGGTTCTAGCCGTGCTAAGTTTGGCGTGTGATAAAATCTACATGAGTGAACTTGTGATCTTCTATACCAGTTTTATTTCACTTCTGTTCCCATTCGTGTTCATTATTGCATCTTACGCTTGTATCATAGCCTCAGTATTAAAGATTCGCTCCACCGAAAGGAGGAAGGCTTTTTCAACTTGTACCTCCCACATTTCTGTGGTGGTCTTATTTTTTGGGACGGGAATGGTTATGTACTTTGGACCCGCATCAATGTACTCATCAAACCGTGAGAAGTACATATCAATTGTTTATGTGATTTTGACGCCAATGTTAAATCCTGTAATTTACAGCTTGAATAACAGGGACGTTAAAATTACTTTTAGAAAAATACTATCCAAGCTAGCAGTATCTTCCTCCTTGGGTAACAATATGTAA